The following are encoded in a window of Desulfovibrio oxyclinae DSM 11498 genomic DNA:
- the hslU gene encoding ATP-dependent protease ATPase subunit HslU: MSNLTPREIVTELDKYIIGQDAAKRMVAVAMRNRWRRQQLDPELREEIAPKNIIMMGPTGVGKTEIARRLARLAKCPFLKVEATKFTEVGYVGRDVESMIRDLTEIAVNMVRQEETERVRQRAEKNAEERILDLLLPGSVPKTEKNFFQLSTPDQEPPKPRDTETREKFRDMFRRGVLDEREIEVEITSQAPQMGMVGMPGMEDMGMQMQDMLGRMFPNQKKARKMRVRDAYEALIDEEAEKLIDMDKVSDIARERVEQGGIIFIDELDKVAARQDQQGGADVSREGVQRDLLPIVEGCVVNTKHGMVRTDHILFIAAGAFHYSKPSDLIPELQGRFPLREELQALGKEEFYRILTEPKNALTVQYKALLQTEGINVDYTREALEELSEMAQRVNEETENIGARRLYTLMEKILADLSFHAPERSGQTVQIDRSYVQENLGDVVEDRDLSRFIL, encoded by the coding sequence ATGAGCAACCTCACGCCCCGCGAAATAGTCACCGAACTGGACAAATACATCATCGGGCAGGACGCGGCCAAGAGGATGGTCGCCGTGGCCATGCGCAACCGCTGGCGCAGGCAGCAACTCGATCCGGAACTGCGCGAGGAGATCGCGCCCAAGAACATCATCATGATGGGCCCCACCGGCGTGGGCAAGACCGAGATCGCCCGTCGCCTCGCCCGTCTGGCGAAATGCCCCTTCCTCAAGGTCGAGGCCACCAAGTTCACCGAGGTTGGCTACGTCGGCCGCGACGTGGAATCCATGATCCGCGACCTCACCGAAATCGCCGTGAACATGGTCCGGCAGGAAGAGACCGAGCGGGTGCGTCAGCGCGCGGAAAAGAACGCCGAGGAGCGCATTCTGGACCTGCTGTTGCCCGGCTCCGTGCCCAAGACCGAAAAGAACTTCTTCCAGCTCAGCACGCCGGATCAGGAGCCGCCCAAACCCCGCGACACGGAAACCCGCGAAAAATTCCGCGACATGTTCCGCCGTGGCGTGCTCGACGAGCGCGAGATCGAGGTGGAAATCACCTCCCAGGCGCCGCAGATGGGCATGGTGGGAATGCCCGGCATGGAAGACATGGGCATGCAGATGCAGGACATGCTCGGCCGCATGTTCCCCAACCAGAAGAAGGCCCGCAAGATGCGCGTGCGTGATGCCTACGAGGCCCTCATCGACGAGGAAGCCGAAAAGCTCATCGACATGGACAAGGTCTCCGACATCGCCCGCGAACGCGTGGAACAGGGCGGCATCATCTTCATTGACGAGCTGGACAAGGTGGCCGCGCGTCAGGACCAGCAGGGCGGCGCGGACGTCTCCCGCGAGGGTGTACAGCGCGACCTGCTGCCCATCGTCGAAGGCTGCGTGGTCAACACCAAGCACGGCATGGTGCGCACCGACCATATCCTGTTCATCGCCGCCGGCGCTTTCCACTACTCCAAGCCCTCGGACCTCATCCCGGAGCTTCAGGGCCGCTTCCCGCTTCGCGAGGAGCTGCAGGCACTTGGCAAGGAGGAATTCTACCGCATCCTCACCGAGCCCAAGAACGCGCTTACCGTCCAGTACAAGGCTTTGCTCCAGACCGAAGGCATCAACGTGGATTACACCCGTGAAGCGCTGGAAGAACTCTCTGAAATGGCCCAGCGGGTCAATGAGGAGACCGAGAACATCGGCGCACGCCGACTCTACACGCTCATGGAGAAAATCCTCGCGGACCTTTCCTTCCATGCCCCGGAGCGCAGCGGCCAGACCGTACAGATAGACCGCAGCTACGTTCAGGAGAATCTCGGCGACGTGGTGGAAGACCGCGACCTTTCGCGCTTCATCCTCTAG
- the hslV gene encoding ATP-dependent protease subunit HslV, translating into MELKGTTIIAVKDDNGTAVAGDGQVTFGQAICMKHGARKVRKLYKDKVSVGFAGATADAFTLCERFEQKLETFSGNLTRAAVELAKDWRTDKYLRKLEAMLLAADAEHILIISGNGDVIEPDEGIAAIGSGGAYALSAGRALKDNTDLCARDIAEKAMKIAASVCVYTNENITIETQEK; encoded by the coding sequence ATGGAACTCAAAGGAACCACCATCATTGCGGTCAAGGACGACAACGGAACCGCCGTCGCAGGGGACGGACAGGTCACCTTCGGACAGGCTATCTGCATGAAGCACGGTGCCCGCAAGGTGCGCAAGCTTTACAAGGACAAGGTCTCCGTGGGCTTTGCCGGCGCCACCGCCGACGCCTTCACCCTGTGCGAACGTTTCGAACAGAAGCTGGAGACCTTTTCCGGCAACCTGACCCGCGCCGCCGTGGAACTCGCCAAGGACTGGCGCACCGACAAGTACCTGCGCAAGCTCGAAGCCATGCTGCTCGCTGCCGACGCGGAGCACATCCTGATCATTTCGGGCAATGGCGACGTCATCGAGCCGGACGAAGGCATCGCGGCCATCGGCTCCGGAGGCGCATACGCCCTCTCCGCCGGTCGCGCCCTCAAGGACAACACTGACCTGTGCGCCCGCGACATCGCCGAAAAGGCCATGAAAATCGCGGCCTCGGTCTGCGTGTACACCAACGAAAACATCACCATCGAGACACAGGAAAAATAG
- a CDS encoding macro domain-containing protein, whose amino-acid sequence MTQWTFGNATLHIVQGDLTQMETDAVVNAANSRLAGGGGVDGAIHRAAGHQRLQRACREIIEEIGELPTGQAVVTPGFSLPAKYIIHTVGPIWRGGSENEPQLLADAYDNSLRKATEHGIKTVAFPAISCGVYGFPPDRAAQIALSRLADGLRQGLVCEAFMVLRGEASYKTWLDAARDTLS is encoded by the coding sequence ATGACCCAATGGACCTTCGGCAACGCCACCCTTCATATCGTTCAGGGCGACCTGACCCAAATGGAAACCGATGCCGTGGTCAACGCTGCCAACTCCCGCCTCGCGGGCGGTGGCGGCGTGGACGGGGCCATCCACCGGGCCGCAGGCCATCAGCGGCTCCAGCGCGCCTGCCGGGAAATCATCGAGGAAATCGGCGAACTGCCCACCGGACAGGCCGTGGTAACCCCCGGTTTCTCGCTTCCGGCCAAATACATCATTCACACCGTTGGTCCCATCTGGCGCGGCGGTTCCGAAAACGAACCGCAACTACTGGCCGACGCATACGACAACAGCCTTCGCAAAGCGACTGAACACGGCATCAAAACCGTGGCCTTCCCAGCCATATCCTGCGGCGTTTACGGCTTTCCGCCGGACCGCGCCGCCCAAATCGCTCTTTCCCGCCTCGCCGACGGCCTCCGACAGGGGCTGGTTTGCGAGGCTTTCATGGTCCTGCGCGGCGAAGCATCATACAAAACATGGCTCGACGCGGCACGCGACACACTCAGCTAG
- a CDS encoding heavy metal translocating P-type ATPase, whose product MKKEAKISGMHCAACSTRIEKVVGGMEGVDEVNVNLAAETMNLSFDPEVLEPEAVSRRIEDLGFGAEFIDDTPTAEEGVQELRLNIGGMHCAACSSRIERVVGGMEGVESAEVSLASEEGVFRFDSETVSRREIRKAIADAGFTTEVQDPAANMFQQRRQEAEDRLAEKRRELIPAFLFAFPLLILSMGHMWGMPLPAWLDPMHAPLTFALAQLVLTLPVIWAGRHFYTQGIPALLRGGPNMDSLVAMGTGAAFLYSVWNTVEIGLGIDPQARAMDLYFESAAVLIAMISLGKYFEASSRLKTSDAIRALMNLTPDTAVLLEGDDTREIPVTEVEPGDTLLVKPGARVPVDGTVLSGTSSVDESMLTGEPIPVDKGVDDPLAGGTLNTHGSLTMKAERVGGDTMLARIIRLVQEAQGSKAPIANLADTISYYFVPAVMLVALIAGVSWYVSGAGFPFSLRIFVAVMVIACPCAMGLATPVSIMVGTGRGAQLGVLIKSGLALQEAEKIDALVFDKTGTLTHGKPELVRVASFGMSEDDALRLAASAERDSEHPLALAITGAATERGLRLSAPEAFSTVAGRGISAKVEGREVLIGNLDYMRERKVTGIQEAEGPGKEMAGEGMTALYLAVDGMLAAVLGIADRIRAEAPGVISRLKDRDMAVIMLTGDNETTARAVASSAGISGVLAQVMPDRKSQEVEKLQAKGLKVAMVGDGINDAPALARADIGMAMGSGIDVAVESGDVVLMKGDLRAVLTALDLSRATMRNIRQNLFWAFAFNTIGIPVAAGVLHIFGGPTLNPMIAGTAMALSSVTVVSNALRLRFFGSRQ is encoded by the coding sequence ATGAAAAAGGAAGCGAAGATAAGCGGCATGCACTGTGCCGCCTGTTCGACCAGAATAGAGAAAGTGGTTGGCGGCATGGAAGGCGTGGACGAGGTCAACGTCAACCTTGCCGCGGAGACCATGAATCTTTCGTTCGATCCGGAGGTGCTGGAGCCGGAGGCGGTGTCCAGGCGAATAGAGGACCTGGGCTTCGGGGCCGAGTTCATTGACGACACGCCTACAGCGGAAGAGGGCGTTCAGGAATTGCGGCTGAATATTGGCGGAATGCATTGCGCCGCGTGTTCCAGCCGCATCGAGCGGGTGGTTGGCGGCATGGAAGGCGTGGAATCTGCCGAAGTGAGCCTCGCCTCGGAGGAAGGCGTTTTCCGCTTTGATTCGGAGACGGTCTCCAGACGTGAAATCAGAAAAGCCATTGCCGATGCGGGCTTCACCACCGAAGTGCAGGACCCCGCAGCGAACATGTTCCAACAGCGCAGACAGGAAGCCGAGGACAGGCTGGCCGAAAAAAGGCGCGAGCTGATCCCGGCGTTTCTTTTCGCCTTTCCGCTGCTCATACTGAGCATGGGCCATATGTGGGGAATGCCGCTGCCCGCGTGGCTGGATCCGATGCATGCTCCGTTGACCTTTGCGCTGGCCCAGCTTGTGCTGACCCTGCCTGTGATCTGGGCCGGACGGCATTTCTATACGCAGGGCATCCCGGCGCTGCTTCGCGGCGGGCCGAACATGGATTCCCTCGTTGCCATGGGCACCGGTGCGGCGTTTCTGTATTCCGTCTGGAACACCGTGGAGATAGGCCTCGGCATTGATCCGCAGGCCCGGGCCATGGATCTGTATTTCGAGTCGGCGGCGGTGCTCATCGCCATGATCTCCCTGGGCAAATATTTCGAGGCATCCAGCAGGCTCAAGACTTCCGACGCCATCCGCGCGCTCATGAATCTCACGCCGGACACGGCCGTGCTGCTGGAAGGCGACGACACTCGTGAAATACCGGTCACCGAGGTAGAGCCGGGAGACACGTTGCTGGTCAAACCGGGGGCGCGCGTGCCTGTGGACGGCACGGTGTTGTCCGGCACCTCCAGCGTGGACGAATCCATGCTCACCGGCGAACCCATTCCCGTGGACAAGGGCGTGGACGATCCTCTTGCGGGCGGTACGCTCAATACTCATGGCTCTCTCACCATGAAGGCCGAGCGGGTGGGCGGCGATACCATGCTGGCCCGCATCATCCGGCTGGTGCAGGAGGCGCAGGGTTCCAAAGCGCCCATCGCGAACCTTGCGGACACCATCAGCTATTACTTCGTGCCCGCCGTGATGCTCGTGGCCCTGATTGCAGGAGTATCGTGGTATGTCTCCGGGGCCGGATTTCCTTTCAGCCTGCGCATTTTCGTGGCGGTGATGGTCATTGCCTGCCCCTGCGCCATGGGCCTTGCCACGCCGGTCTCCATCATGGTCGGCACCGGACGCGGGGCGCAGCTCGGTGTACTCATCAAGAGCGGGCTAGCCTTGCAGGAAGCGGAAAAAATCGACGCGCTGGTTTTTGACAAGACCGGCACCCTGACCCATGGGAAGCCCGAGCTGGTGCGCGTGGCATCCTTCGGCATGAGCGAGGATGACGCACTGCGGCTGGCCGCATCGGCCGAGCGCGACTCGGAGCACCCGCTGGCGCTGGCCATCACCGGCGCAGCCACGGAGCGCGGGCTCAGGCTTTCTGCGCCCGAAGCGTTCAGCACCGTGGCCGGACGCGGCATTTCGGCAAAGGTCGAGGGCCGCGAGGTGCTCATCGGCAATCTGGATTACATGCGTGAACGCAAGGTCACCGGCATTCAGGAGGCCGAAGGGCCCGGAAAGGAGATGGCCGGCGAGGGCATGACCGCCCTGTATCTGGCCGTTGACGGAATGCTGGCTGCGGTGCTTGGCATTGCGGACCGCATCAGGGCCGAGGCGCCGGGGGTCATCTCCCGGCTCAAGGACCGCGACATGGCGGTGATCATGCTCACGGGCGACAATGAGACCACGGCGCGGGCCGTGGCGTCCAGCGCGGGCATCAGCGGCGTGTTGGCGCAGGTCATGCCGGACAGGAAGTCGCAGGAAGTGGAAAAGCTTCAGGCCAAGGGACTCAAGGTGGCCATGGTGGGCGACGGCATCAACGACGCGCCCGCGCTGGCCCGTGCCGACATCGGCATGGCCATGGGCTCTGGCATCGACGTGGCTGTGGAGTCCGGCGACGTGGTACTCATGAAGGGCGACCTGAGAGCCGTGCTCACCGCGCTGGACCTGAGCCGGGCCACCATGCGCAACATCCGGCAGAACCTGTTCTGGGCCTTTGCCTTCAACACCATCGGTATCCCCGTGGCTGCGGGCGTGCTGCACATTTTCGGCGGCCCCACGCTGAACCCCATGATCGCCGGAACGGCCATGGCGCTCAGTTCGGTCACCGTGGTTTCCAATGCCCTCAGGCTGCGTTTTTTCGGCAGCCGTCAATAG
- a CDS encoding bifunctional riboflavin kinase/FAD synthetase: MIVAKTIEEIQDAVQGASVTIGNFDGVHLGHQKLIGLTCDKAQQNDLTSVVVTFDPHPLRVLTGRKTPPFITLIDQKLRLISQYGPQVALVLEFTRELAALSPEQFVKRFLVDGLGMKELVIGHDYHMGKGRSGNYGTLSQIGEDMGFNVERLDPVTYDGAVVSSTRIRDLVHAGDVWDAMPLLGRFYQVEGEVVHGMKRGGKLLGFPTANLKLVDELFPKPGVYAIWVEVDGEVHRGVANIGKNPTFGNDALSVEAHLLDYASDLYGRNIRVHFVQRIRDEKKFNGIDELKARITRDVEIGRQILAEPEAAIRLTRANIEKAAK; this comes from the coding sequence ATGATAGTCGCAAAGACAATTGAAGAAATACAAGACGCCGTACAGGGCGCCAGCGTGACCATTGGCAACTTCGACGGCGTCCATCTCGGACACCAGAAGCTGATCGGCCTCACCTGCGACAAAGCGCAGCAGAACGACCTCACAAGCGTGGTCGTCACCTTCGACCCGCACCCGCTCCGAGTGCTTACGGGCCGCAAGACGCCGCCTTTCATCACCCTCATCGACCAGAAGCTCCGCCTCATCTCCCAGTACGGGCCGCAGGTGGCGCTGGTGCTGGAATTCACTCGCGAGCTCGCCGCGCTTTCGCCCGAGCAGTTCGTGAAGCGCTTCCTCGTGGACGGCCTCGGCATGAAAGAGCTGGTGATCGGCCACGACTACCATATGGGCAAAGGCCGTTCCGGCAACTACGGCACCCTCTCGCAAATCGGGGAGGACATGGGCTTCAACGTGGAACGGCTCGATCCGGTGACCTACGACGGCGCCGTGGTCAGCTCCACACGCATCCGCGACCTGGTGCACGCCGGGGACGTATGGGACGCCATGCCCCTGCTCGGCCGATTCTATCAGGTGGAAGGCGAAGTGGTGCACGGCATGAAGCGCGGCGGCAAGCTGCTGGGATTCCCCACCGCCAACCTCAAACTGGTGGACGAACTGTTTCCTAAGCCCGGCGTCTACGCCATCTGGGTGGAAGTGGACGGTGAAGTGCACCGCGGCGTGGCCAACATCGGCAAGAACCCGACGTTCGGCAACGACGCCCTGTCGGTGGAGGCCCACCTGTTGGATTACGCATCCGACCTGTACGGACGCAACATCCGCGTCCACTTCGTCCAGCGCATCCGCGACGAAAAGAAATTCAACGGCATCGACGAGCTCAAGGCCCGCATCACCCGCGACGTGGAGATCGGCAGACAGATCCTCGCCGAACCCGAAGCCGCCATCAGACTGACCCGCGCCAACATCGAAAAGGCGGCGAAATAA
- a CDS encoding sulfide/dihydroorotate dehydrogenase-like FAD/NAD-binding protein translates to MGFKILKKEELIPGQTSLFVIDAPQIAKKAMPGNFVIIRIDENGERIPLTIADKDREAGTITIVFLVVGKSTAQLNMLQEGDDILDVCGPLGKATHIEKQGTVICVGGGTGIAAMHHIAKGHWEAGNHVVALIGARTENLLLFRCELNGFCPEVMVATDDGSVGHKGFVTEVLKDRLERDSNVTEVVAIGPVPMMEAVAKVTEPFGVKTTVSLNSIMVDGIGMCGACRCSVGGKTKFACVDGPEFDGHKVDFSELKARLWQFKEQEDESMGKFKKECTCHGK, encoded by the coding sequence ATGGGATTCAAGATTCTCAAGAAGGAAGAACTCATCCCCGGTCAGACGTCGCTTTTCGTCATAGACGCGCCCCAGATCGCCAAAAAGGCGATGCCGGGCAATTTCGTCATCATCCGCATTGACGAAAACGGCGAACGCATCCCCCTGACCATTGCGGACAAGGACCGCGAAGCAGGAACCATAACCATCGTATTTCTCGTGGTCGGCAAGTCCACCGCACAGCTCAACATGCTGCAGGAAGGGGACGACATTCTCGACGTCTGCGGCCCGCTGGGCAAGGCCACGCACATTGAAAAGCAGGGCACGGTCATCTGTGTCGGCGGCGGCACCGGCATTGCGGCCATGCATCACATCGCTAAAGGACACTGGGAAGCCGGAAACCACGTGGTCGCCCTCATCGGCGCAAGAACCGAGAACCTACTGCTCTTTCGCTGCGAACTCAACGGGTTCTGTCCTGAAGTCATGGTCGCCACCGATGACGGCAGCGTGGGCCATAAGGGCTTTGTCACCGAAGTGCTCAAGGACCGCCTTGAGCGAGACAGCAACGTGACCGAAGTGGTCGCCATCGGCCCCGTTCCCATGATGGAAGCCGTGGCCAAGGTCACGGAGCCTTTCGGCGTCAAGACCACCGTCAGCCTCAACTCCATCATGGTTGACGGCATCGGCATGTGCGGCGCCTGTCGCTGCAGCGTCGGCGGCAAGACCAAGTTCGCCTGCGTGGACGGCCCGGAATTCGACGGACACAAAGTGGATTTCTCCGAACTCAAAGCCCGGCTCTGGCAGTTCAAGGAGCAGGAAGACGAATCCATGGGCAAATTCAAGAAGGAGTGTACCTGCCATGGAAAATAA
- a CDS encoding chloride channel protein, translating to MKALSFIFDYWRDFVKAYRHIASFRWLVMGCVVGVFSGLVAVLFFGAIELGKFLIQAKLAGIISPHPAGEQLFHAHAEEIRGWVIPIATTATGLLTGWLVSRFIPDTVTGGTDGTDATINAFHNKGGFIRPLVPIIKGFTSILTIASGGSAGREGPITQIGAGIGCWISERLHFSAKERRLLLLAGAAGGLGAVFRAPLGGALTAIEVIYREDFEAEAILPSVMSSVVAYSIFTFFYGTEPIFGIPRFEFSDPRELIFYTILAFVCAGSGWLYVKTFYTIKYKIFLPLTDKMGLMWATGLGGLAMGLLGWAYPEVLSGGYGWLELAILGQMPLMAMCAIIIGKTFATSLTIGSGMSGGMFAPALFVGGMSGGLVGKIGNQLFPQIVTQPGAYILVGMAAFFAGVANAPIGPLIMVTELTQGYGLLAPLMLASALCIVLGRTYSLYEHQVENKFDSPAHLGDTTINVLEQLKVKDFFRPERVTILEEATTLKALTDIIANTNQLFFPVRNDEGKFTGMLSIHNVRNWMFEEDLFELVVVRDLATRPAYVRADYDLYQALLRFVDTDYGQIPVLKEDSEDEIIGLINREDVFNAYAKAIKELRPEEEKHPA from the coding sequence ATGAAAGCCCTCTCCTTCATCTTTGATTACTGGCGAGATTTCGTCAAAGCGTACAGACACATAGCCTCGTTCCGCTGGCTCGTCATGGGCTGTGTCGTGGGCGTGTTTTCCGGCCTGGTGGCGGTGCTGTTCTTCGGTGCCATCGAACTGGGTAAATTTCTTATTCAGGCCAAACTGGCCGGAATCATCTCCCCGCACCCTGCGGGCGAACAGCTCTTCCATGCCCACGCGGAAGAAATTCGCGGCTGGGTCATCCCCATCGCCACCACCGCGACGGGGCTGCTCACGGGCTGGCTGGTGAGCCGGTTCATTCCGGATACCGTTACCGGAGGCACCGACGGAACCGACGCGACTATCAACGCATTTCACAACAAGGGCGGCTTCATTCGCCCGCTCGTGCCCATCATCAAAGGGTTCACCTCGATCCTGACCATCGCGTCCGGCGGCAGCGCGGGCCGGGAAGGGCCCATCACACAGATCGGCGCGGGCATCGGTTGCTGGATTTCGGAGCGGCTTCACTTTTCCGCCAAGGAACGCCGCCTGCTTCTGCTGGCCGGCGCCGCGGGCGGCCTCGGAGCCGTCTTCCGCGCCCCGCTTGGCGGCGCACTCACCGCCATCGAGGTCATCTACCGCGAGGACTTCGAGGCCGAGGCCATCCTGCCTTCGGTCATGAGTTCCGTCGTGGCCTATTCCATCTTCACGTTCTTCTACGGGACCGAACCCATTTTCGGCATCCCGCGCTTCGAATTCAGCGACCCGCGCGAACTCATCTTCTACACCATTCTCGCTTTCGTCTGCGCCGGGTCCGGCTGGCTGTACGTGAAGACTTTCTACACCATCAAATACAAAATTTTCCTGCCCCTTACGGACAAGATGGGCCTCATGTGGGCCACGGGCCTCGGCGGGCTGGCCATGGGCCTGCTCGGCTGGGCATACCCCGAAGTGCTCTCCGGCGGCTACGGCTGGCTGGAACTGGCCATCCTCGGCCAGATGCCGCTGATGGCCATGTGCGCCATCATCATCGGCAAGACCTTCGCCACCTCCCTGACCATCGGTTCCGGCATGTCCGGCGGCATGTTCGCGCCCGCGCTGTTCGTGGGCGGCATGTCCGGCGGTCTGGTCGGCAAGATCGGCAACCAGCTCTTCCCGCAGATCGTGACCCAGCCGGGGGCCTACATCCTCGTGGGCATGGCGGCGTTCTTTGCGGGGGTGGCCAATGCGCCCATCGGGCCGCTGATCATGGTCACCGAGCTGACACAGGGTTACGGACTGCTCGCTCCGCTCATGCTCGCGTCCGCGCTGTGCATCGTGCTTGGCCGCACCTACTCGCTCTACGAGCACCAGGTGGAGAACAAGTTCGACTCGCCGGCGCACCTCGGCGACACCACCATCAACGTGCTGGAACAGCTCAAGGTCAAGGACTTCTTCCGCCCCGAGCGAGTGACCATCCTTGAGGAAGCCACTACGCTCAAGGCGCTGACGGACATCATCGCCAACACCAACCAGCTCTTTTTCCCGGTACGAAACGACGAGGGCAAGTTCACCGGCATGCTCTCGATTCACAACGTGCGCAACTGGATGTTCGAGGAAGACCTGTTCGAGCTAGTGGTGGTGCGTGATCTGGCAACCCGGCCCGCTTACGTGCGCGCGGACTACGACCTGTATCAAGCCCTGCTGCGCTTCGTGGACACCGACTACGGCCAGATTCCCGTGCTCAAGGAAGACTCCGAGGACGAGATCATCGGGCTCATCAATCGAGAAGACGTCTTCAACGCCTACGCCAAGGCCATCAAGGAGCTTCGCCCGGAAGAGGAGAAGCACCCGGCCTAA
- a CDS encoding M48 family metallopeptidase, protein MKKTVTIITLLAMLLTPARAFALFGETLTISKEKEIGREFDQKIHNEMHVLDDPAVTDFVENIVNRIVEAKDPIPFKIKSRVIRNPSLNAFAIPGGYIYTFTGLIESVSTESELAAVISHELAHVSQRHIAGRLXKASKVGALSMAGMLAGVFLGVAGGGDTSGKLAQGLMVGSQAAGTAAMLTYSQQDERDADHVGLTSLVKAGYNPEGMPATFKTMLKKQWYASPGENGIPPYLSTHPGLSERIGYLQDRIQRLPADFQNRQDDNKDLHRVQALLHGKYDPVTVALGHFKDTPEDQYTALDWMSYGLVLERASKPREAREAMDRALALDSSDPLLLRETGAFMTRKGDLDKAASLLQKAMFRAPTDPVILLRLGQLQLQRKNFQQAEELLRKAIDAMPRNAEAHSSLGRTLGESGDLFGGHLQLGWGFVYSKQTRKARIHADKAQQLAKTEEQKKKAAELKKAL, encoded by the coding sequence ATGAAAAAGACGGTCACCATAATAACGCTGCTCGCGATGCTGCTCACTCCGGCCCGGGCATTCGCCCTTTTCGGCGAAACCCTGACCATCTCCAAGGAAAAAGAGATCGGACGGGAATTCGACCAGAAGATCCACAACGAGATGCATGTCCTCGACGATCCCGCGGTCACCGATTTCGTGGAGAACATCGTCAACCGCATCGTCGAAGCCAAGGATCCAATCCCGTTCAAGATCAAGAGCCGGGTGATCCGCAATCCGTCCCTGAACGCCTTCGCCATTCCGGGCGGCTACATCTACACGTTCACCGGACTCATCGAAAGCGTGTCCACCGAATCGGAACTCGCCGCGGTCATCTCGCACGAACTTGCGCACGTCTCCCAGCGACACATCGCGGGCAGACTGNAAAAAGCCAGCAAGGTCGGCGCACTGAGCATGGCCGGGATGCTCGCAGGAGTTTTCCTCGGTGTGGCCGGCGGCGGAGACACTTCCGGCAAGCTCGCGCAGGGACTCATGGTGGGGTCTCAGGCTGCCGGAACCGCGGCCATGCTCACCTACTCCCAGCAGGACGAACGTGACGCCGACCACGTGGGCCTCACCTCGCTGGTCAAGGCCGGGTACAACCCCGAGGGGATGCCCGCCACCTTCAAGACCATGCTCAAGAAGCAGTGGTACGCATCGCCGGGCGAAAACGGCATCCCGCCGTACCTCTCCACCCACCCCGGCCTGTCCGAACGCATCGGCTACCTGCAGGACCGCATCCAGCGCCTGCCCGCCGACTTTCAGAACCGACAGGATGACAACAAGGACCTGCACCGGGTGCAGGCTCTGCTGCACGGCAAATACGACCCCGTGACCGTTGCGCTGGGTCACTTCAAGGACACGCCCGAAGACCAGTACACCGCACTCGACTGGATGAGCTACGGACTGGTGCTCGAACGCGCCAGCAAGCCCCGCGAAGCACGGGAAGCCATGGATCGCGCCCTTGCGCTTGATTCTTCCGACCCGTTGCTGCTTCGCGAAACCGGCGCGTTCATGACCCGCAAGGGCGATCTGGACAAGGCCGCATCCCTGCTCCAGAAAGCCATGTTCCGCGCGCCGACCGATCCGGTGATCCTGCTCCGACTCGGACAACTGCAGCTGCAGCGCAAGAATTTCCAGCAGGCCGAAGAGCTTCTGCGAAAAGCTATCGACGCCATGCCCCGAAACGCCGAGGCGCACAGCTCCCTCGGACGCACGCTCGGCGAATCCGGCGACCTGTTCGGCGGACACCTCCAGCTGGGCTGGGGTTTCGTCTATTCCAAGCAGACGCGCAAGGCCCGCATCCACGCGGACAAAGCGCAGCAGCTCGCCAAGACCGAGGAACAAAAGAAGAAAGCCGCCGAGCTGAAGAAGGCGCTGTAA
- a CDS encoding heavy-metal-associated domain-containing protein yields MAQVKVKGMSCGHCTASVTQALEALDGVTNVNVTLETGIAQYDEEKPVDPQTVKDAITKVGFEVEE; encoded by the coding sequence ATGGCACAGGTGAAAGTGAAAGGCATGAGTTGCGGGCACTGCACCGCATCCGTGACGCAGGCACTGGAGGCGCTGGACGGCGTGACGAACGTGAACGTGACCCTTGAAACCGGCATTGCGCAGTACGACGAGGAAAAACCCGTCGATCCGCAGACGGTCAAGGACGCCATCACCAAGGTCGGGTTCGAAGTGGAAGAATAG